In Fibrobacter sp. UWT2, the genomic stretch GTTCAGTTGGCGTTCTCCGTCGATGTCGCAGAGAATCAAGTCGCCCTGGTAGCTTGCGAGCCACTTGTCGAATTCGACGGGGCCTTCGATTGCGGTCATCCAAGCCTTTTTGGATTGCTTGAGGCTCACGAGACTCTTGAGTTCTGCGCGGCGTACGGTCTTTTTCAAGTCGGAATTCTTGGGCTCCTGCGAAAAGTCCGTGCGCAAGAAGATGATTTTGTCGATTTCGGTCTGCGCTGCATGAAAAACAACCTCTTCCAAGGCGTCGTCCTTGAGACATGCGATTCCAAGCGACACCTTGGGCCTCTCTCTCTCTCTGCCTCGATGACTGTATCGACTCGCACCTGGCATGCCTTGGCGTCGGCCACCTCGATGAGCGCATCCGCGTAATGCCCCACGCCATCGGACAGCTGCAAAACATCGCCTACGCACGCCCTGCACACGCGCACCGCGTGCGTACTTTCGTTCTCGTCCAAGGTGATGGTGCCGACCGAAATCAGCGGGCAATAGAATCTGCTGTCAGGTGTCTTCATACAATGCAAAGATAAAAAAGACTGATTAAAACATCAATTCCTAACCACTAATCACTGCCTACTGTCTACTTCCTACCGCCTACTATTACTATATTCATTCACATGCAAAAGCATTGCCCGGTTAAAGCAGTCGTATTTGACCTCGACGGAACCTTGTACCTGAGTGGCCGCCCCTATCCGAAGGCGGTCAAGACGGTTTGCCGTGTGGCCAAACAAGTGCCCGTCTACTATTTGAGCAACAATACCAGCAAGTCTCCGGTCTTCTACGAAAACCGCCTCAAGGTCATGGGCCTTCCGCTGGCCGACGATGCCATTATTTCGGCTTTGTACCTTTCGCTCGATGCTATTCACGAAGAAGGCATCAAGAACGTATTCTTCTTTGCAAACCCCGAAGTCACGGAATGGTTTGCCGCGCAAGACCCGACGCTCAACTTGCGCCCGGACGTTGCAGACACCGAACTGGTGCTGATCGCTTACCATAACAGCTTCGACTACCGCGAACTTTGCGAACTGTCGTTCCGCGTGCAGCGCAAGATTCCGTTCTGGGTCACGCATACTGACTTTGTCTGCCCCGATGCAAACGGCCCCGTGCCCGATATCGGAAGCTTCATGGCGCTCCTCAAAACCGCCTACGGCGTAGAACCGGAACGCAGCTTTGGCAAGCCGAATCCTGCCATGCTCTCGGGACTCCTCAAAAAGTACAAGCCCGAAGAGATTCTGTTCGTGGGCGACCGCCTTTATACCGACTTTGAACTGGCCAAGCGCAGCGGCTGTCGCTTCGTGCTCCCGCTCTGTGGCGAAACAAAACAACAGGATTTGGACAAATTAGTTGACAAACCTGAGTTTGTTGTCGATATGGTAAGTGATATTGACTTTGAATCCTTCTTCAAGGGTGAAATCTGATTTTAAGAATGGAGAAAATATGATCAAGCACTTTGCAAATTTTGGAATCCTGGGCGCCTTCGCTCTAGTGTCGTCTGCGGCTTTGGTGGCTTGCGGCGATGATTCCGGT encodes the following:
- a CDS encoding RsmE family RNA methyltransferase gives rise to the protein MSLGIACLKDDALEEVVFHAAQTEIDKIIFLRTDFSQEPKNSDLKKTVRRAELKSLVSLKQSKKAWMTAIEGPVEFDKWLASYQGDLILCDIDGERQLNLSGDGSGANENDAPITLLVGPEGGFSPREIEAKK
- a CDS encoding HAD-IIA family hydrolase encodes the protein MQKHCPVKAVVFDLDGTLYLSGRPYPKAVKTVCRVAKQVPVYYLSNNTSKSPVFYENRLKVMGLPLADDAIISALYLSLDAIHEEGIKNVFFFANPEVTEWFAAQDPTLNLRPDVADTELVLIAYHNSFDYRELCELSFRVQRKIPFWVTHTDFVCPDANGPVPDIGSFMALLKTAYGVEPERSFGKPNPAMLSGLLKKYKPEEILFVGDRLYTDFELAKRSGCRFVLPLCGETKQQDLDKLVDKPEFVVDMVSDIDFESFFKGEI